Below is a window of Halomicrobium mukohataei DSM 12286 DNA.
AGATCGGACTGCTCTCCGCGCTCGGCGTCGACGAGGTGCCGGTCCGAGCGAAGCCGACGGTCGGCATCCTCTCGACGGGCGACGAACTCGTCCGCCCGGGCGAGCCCCTCCAGAGCCAGGCCGGAGAGATCTACGACGTGAACAGCTACACGATCGCGACGGCCGTCGCGGAGGCCGGCGGAGCGCCGGAGTTGTACCCCCACGTCGGCGACGATTACGAGGCCATGGAGCGACTGCTCCGGCGGGCCGCGACGGAGTGTGATCTCGTCCTCTCGTCGGGATCGACGAGTGCCAGCGCCGTCGACGTGATATACAGCGTCGTCGAATCCCAGGGGACGCTCCTCCTGCACGGGACCGCGATCAAGCCCGGAAAGCCGATGTTGATCGGTGAACTCGGCGACGCGGCCTACGTGGGCCTGCCGGGGTATCCGGTCTCTGCGCTGACGATCTTCCGGACGTTCGTCGCACCGCAGATCCGCGACGCGGCGGGTCTCCCGGAGCCGGCCACCGCGACCGTCACCGGTGAGATGGCCGTCCGGGAACGCTGTGAGGAGGGTCGCCGCCGGCTGCTGGCTGCCGGCCTCGTCGAGAACGGCGACGGCGATCTGCTCGTCTACCCGGTCGACAAGGGCAGCGGCGCGACGACGAGTCTCGTCGACGCCGACGGGACCGTGACCGTGCCCGCCGACACGGCCTTCCTCGACGCGGGCGAGTCCGTCACGGTGGAGCTGTTCTCGCCCGACGTTCGGCCTCCGTCGGTGCTGTGTGCCGGCGACTCCGATCCCGTGGCTTCCCAGCTCCTCGACGGCCTGGACGAGCCACGCTTTCTCCCGGTCGGGACCCGTGAGGCACTGCGGCGACTGCGTGATGGGATCCCCGACGTGGTGGTTGCCGCTGGCCCGACCGGAGCGTCCTCGGACGCCGTCGAGTTGGGCGGCTGGACTCGCGAGTGGGGGCTGGTCGTCCCCGCGGGCAATCCCGATGGAATCGAGGGCGTCCCGTCGCTGGTCGACGACGACGGATCGATGGTCAATCTCGCGACCGGATTCGGGCTCCGTACTAGCTTCGACGCCCATCTCGACGCCCTCGCGGACGAACGCGACATCGCCCGGAGCGAGCTGACAGACGACATCTCGGGGTACGACCTGACGACTACCGGCGGCGAGAGCCCGGCCCGCGCAGTCTCGGACGGCGACGCCGACGCCGGCCTCGGACTCCGGGCGACTGCGACGGCGCTCGGACTCGGTTTCGTCTCGCTGGGCCGACAGCGGGTCCGCGTACTCACAACGGCCGATCGTCGGGACAAGCCCGCAGTCGAGCGACTCGCCGGTGCGATCGACGAGGTCGACCTCTCGGAGTTCCCCGGGTTCGACTGACGACGACAGCCGATCGCTCTCTGCTCTCCGGCGGTCTCAATTACACGATGAGGGAGTTGAACACGACACCTACGACAACACCGATTGTGACGACGGTTCCAGCGTAGACGAGCAATAGTCGGCGCTTGAACAGCTTGTTCAGGAGAATCAGGTTCGGGATACTCACACCGGCTCCACCGATGACGAACGCGAGCACGGTTCCAACGGCGATTCCCTGTTCGCTGAGGGAGGCCGCAATGGGGAGCATTCCACTGAGGCTGACGTAGACTGGAGCCCCGACGAGTGCGGCCAGTGGCACGGAGAGTGGGTTCTCCGGACCGAGCACGGTTCGAACTATCTCGACGGGGACGACGCCGTGAATTAATGCTCCGAGAACCATCCCGAGGACAAGATACGGAAGGGTATCGACGAAGAACGACCACGCTTCACGCGCGGCCGATTCGAAATGCTGCCGGTGCGTTTGCTCCGTATTCGCCGCTCCGCCGGCACAGCAGTCGACTGTTCCGCCGTCCGCAACGGTCTGACCTGTACTATCCGTAATGTGGACTTCCTTGACGTGGTCGGCCAAGCCCAGCCGACCGATAACGATTCCGCCGAGAACGGCTGCGAGAAACGTTATGAGGACGTACCAGACGGTTACTTCGATTCCGAACAGCCCGATTAGCAACAGTACGGCGATTTCGTTGACGAGTGGCGAAGCGAGGAGGAACGAGAAGGCCAGTCCGAGCGGCGCACCCGCCCGAAGCAATCCGGCCAAGACAGGGACGGTCGAGCACGAGCAGAACGGCGTCACCGCGCCCAGTCCGGCGGCAGCGACGTTACCGGTACCTTCATCGTGGCCGCGGAGTTTCCGCTCGACTTTCTCCGGTGGGAGATACTCCTGTGCTAATCCGACGAGGAACGACGCCCCGATGAACAACGGGACGAGGAGGAACGCGAGGTGGAGAAAGTAGTTCCACGAGTCCAGGAGCGCGTTGCTGAGGCTCGGTGAGAGCATCTCAATCGTCTCCCTCAATGGCCTGGGCGAGGTCGAGCAGGTCGAAGACCGCGGTGTCGGCGATGCGGTAGTAGCTCCACTTGCCCTTCTTGCGGGATTTGACCAGCCCGGCCTCTCTCAGCTTCCGGAGGTGGGTAGCGACGGTGGATTGGGGGGCGTCGAGCACGATCTGCAACTCACATCCACAGCACTCTGATTCCCGGAGTGCGCTGAGAACGCGGAGGCGATCCTCATTCCCGAGGGCCTTGAACACTGCCTCCTGATCGGTGACATCTTGTTCGGATGTCCGAATATCCCGTAAGGCGGCGATCCGTTCCTCCGGGTCGTCGTACAACCGTTCAAGTGCGCTGTAGGCCTCGTCGTGTGATGGATCTGCATCAGACATATTTGTATTTCTCGGTTTGAATTACTCGCAGCAACCCTCTGATTCACGTCCTGACGAGGTGGATTGTGTTTCTTCGATATCTGCCCTACAACAGGACCCTTCTTTCTGCCCATAGCGACTCACGAGACGATTCCAGAGTCGGTCGAGGATACTTTTTGCCATCTTCGTCATATCGTAGTTTCCCGATCTATATGAAAATTGTGGTGGCTCGGATCTTGGTCTCCTTGCCGAGAAGAGGATTCGTGTTGCCACCATTCAGAGCAGTAGAGTAGTCGAAAACAGTGATGTACGCGAGTGGGATTTGATCATCTCCATGGATAGCGCCGCCACATTGATATAGCAGTATACAGTTTACGTGTCTACGAGCTGCCGCCGGGTCGCCGACAAAACAGTGTCGGGCGCTAACAGATATCGTACACGTGCTCGTCGTAGACGGTGCGAACGCGGTCGCCCCACTCGTGGGTGTACGTGTCGATCACGTCCTGGGCCACGTCGCCGCGCAGGTACTTCACGATCCCGCGATCACCAGTTCGATCCCGGAGGTGTGTCGTGAAGAAGTGCCTGAAGTAGTGCGGCGTCACGTTCTGGGCCGCATCGCCGCCGTCCTGGTACCAGCCCCGGTCGCGTGCGTGGCGTTCGACGACGTGGTGGACCATGTCCGGCGTGAGTCGTTTCCCCCAGTCTCCGCTCGTCGACGTGAACAGCGGCTCTGCGGTCGATCTCGGATCTGGGCGGACGGCCAGCCACCGTTCGAGTACGTCGCCCAGTTCCGCGTCGACGGGGACCGTCGTGTCCCGTTTTCGCTTGTTCGAGGCCGTCCGCTCTTCGCCGTTGACGACCGCGCCACGCGCCGGCTCGGCCGAGACGAACAGCGAATCGGGGCGCTCTTCGAGCTGTGGCCGAATCGCAGTCCCCGCCGTGACCGCACACTCCGACAGGTGCAGGTCACGAACGTCGAGATTACAGAGCTCGCCCGCACGCATCCCGGTCTTCAACAGCGTCACGACGACCGCTCGCTCCAGGGGATGGCCGATGTCCCGGACGAACGATCGCATCGCCGGGATAGGGATCTCTCGGCGCTGGGGGTCGGTGTCGATCGTCTCGTCCATCTCCTCCATCACCAGCGCCATCGGATTCTCCTCGAAGGTTCCGACCTGATTCATGTAGGCGTAGAACCGATGCAAGTATGAGGCGTACGTCGCGACGGTCGAGTCACTCTGCTCGTCTCTGAGCCCGTGGACGTACGCCATACAGTCTCGATGGGTCGCTTCGGCCAGTCCGACCGGCCGGGCTCCGCTGTCGAGGAAGGACTCGAACTCCCGGAGCACGCGCTCGTAGTACTCCCGCGTTCGATCCGTCTTTCCGTGGTAGGTCATATCGTCCAGGAAGTAGCCGACCGGATCCTCGCTCGCGTCG
It encodes the following:
- a CDS encoding molybdopterin biosynthesis protein produces the protein MSDRKEFRDLATPERAHEVADGLDIDPGAETVPLDGARGRVLDERIDATLDVPGFDRASMDGYALRAEDTFDADEASPVTLSLAGAVHAGERPAVSVDPGTAVEVSTGAVMPDGADAVVIVERTTATDDGVEIRTAVTPGQNVMLSGADIAAGTRALGPGTRLTPSEIGLLSALGVDEVPVRAKPTVGILSTGDELVRPGEPLQSQAGEIYDVNSYTIATAVAEAGGAPELYPHVGDDYEAMERLLRRAATECDLVLSSGSTSASAVDVIYSVVESQGTLLLHGTAIKPGKPMLIGELGDAAYVGLPGYPVSALTIFRTFVAPQIRDAAGLPEPATATVTGEMAVRERCEEGRRRLLAAGLVENGDGDLLVYPVDKGSGATTSLVDADGTVTVPADTAFLDAGESVTVELFSPDVRPPSVLCAGDSDPVASQLLDGLDEPRFLPVGTREALRRLRDGIPDVVVAAGPTGASSDAVELGGWTREWGLVVPAGNPDGIEGVPSLVDDDGSMVNLATGFGLRTSFDAHLDALADERDIARSELTDDISGYDLTTTGGESPARAVSDGDADAGLGLRATATALGLGFVSLGRQRVRVLTTADRRDKPAVERLAGAIDEVDLSEFPGFD
- a CDS encoding permease, with the translated sequence MLSPSLSNALLDSWNYFLHLAFLLVPLFIGASFLVGLAQEYLPPEKVERKLRGHDEGTGNVAAAGLGAVTPFCSCSTVPVLAGLLRAGAPLGLAFSFLLASPLVNEIAVLLLIGLFGIEVTVWYVLITFLAAVLGGIVIGRLGLADHVKEVHITDSTGQTVADGGTVDCCAGGAANTEQTHRQHFESAAREAWSFFVDTLPYLVLGMVLGALIHGVVPVEIVRTVLGPENPLSVPLAALVGAPVYVSLSGMLPIAASLSEQGIAVGTVLAFVIGGAGVSIPNLILLNKLFKRRLLLVYAGTVVTIGVVVGVVFNSLIV
- a CDS encoding ArsR/SmtB family transcription factor — translated: MSDADPSHDEAYSALERLYDDPEERIAALRDIRTSEQDVTDQEAVFKALGNEDRLRVLSALRESECCGCELQIVLDAPQSTVATHLRKLREAGLVKSRKKGKWSYYRIADTAVFDLLDLAQAIEGDD
- a CDS encoding tyrosine-type recombinase/integrase gives rise to the protein MSSDTDAVDASEDPVGYFLDDMTYHGKTDRTREYYERVLREFESFLDSGARPVGLAEATHRDCMAYVHGLRDEQSDSTVATYASYLHRFYAYMNQVGTFEENPMALVMEEMDETIDTDPQRREIPIPAMRSFVRDIGHPLERAVVVTLLKTGMRAGELCNLDVRDLHLSECAVTAGTAIRPQLEERPDSLFVSAEPARGAVVNGEERTASNKRKRDTTVPVDAELGDVLERWLAVRPDPRSTAEPLFTSTSGDWGKRLTPDMVHHVVERHARDRGWYQDGGDAAQNVTPHYFRHFFTTHLRDRTGDRGIVKYLRGDVAQDVIDTYTHEWGDRVRTVYDEHVYDIC